A single Crateriforma conspicua DNA region contains:
- a CDS encoding sugar phosphate isomerase/epimerase family protein, producing the protein MPKLAVFPKAYMDALCVNGTMKLEQWIDLAATLPIDGLELYSGLLDLKDSHAWGRYRRMIESSGLQMPMMCCSPDFTHPDDGFRADQVEKEKYWINMTAELGGQYCRVLSGQRRPEVSRQDGIRYAADCIRACIPYAKERGVTLIIENHYKDNYWTYPEFAQHADVFCDLVDAIDDPGFGVNYDPSNTLIAGEEPIELLLRVKDRVVTMHASDRYLKEGTWDDLRHEEMDVEGYAQRLCHGEIGKGLNDYDQIFAILQDVGFDGWISVEDGVEGFDQLQRSVEFLRRKLAAWKA; encoded by the coding sequence ATGCCGAAATTAGCCGTGTTTCCGAAAGCCTATATGGATGCCTTGTGCGTCAATGGCACGATGAAGTTGGAGCAGTGGATTGATCTTGCGGCAACGTTGCCGATCGATGGACTAGAGTTGTACAGCGGACTTTTGGATCTGAAGGACTCTCATGCTTGGGGCCGATATCGAAGAATGATCGAATCGTCCGGTCTGCAAATGCCGATGATGTGTTGTTCGCCCGATTTCACGCATCCCGATGATGGCTTTCGCGCCGACCAGGTCGAAAAAGAAAAGTACTGGATCAATATGACGGCTGAACTTGGGGGGCAGTATTGTCGTGTGCTCAGCGGCCAGCGTCGTCCGGAAGTCAGTCGTCAGGACGGAATTCGATACGCCGCGGATTGTATCCGGGCTTGTATCCCTTACGCGAAAGAACGAGGGGTCACTCTGATAATCGAAAACCACTACAAGGACAATTATTGGACGTATCCCGAATTCGCTCAACACGCAGACGTGTTTTGCGATCTGGTCGACGCGATTGACGATCCCGGCTTTGGTGTTAACTACGATCCCTCCAATACATTGATCGCTGGCGAAGAACCGATCGAACTACTTCTTCGCGTCAAAGATCGCGTCGTGACGATGCACGCGTCAGATCGCTATCTGAAGGAAGGCACTTGGGATGACCTGCGGCACGAAGAAATGGATGTCGAAGGTTATGCGCAGCGACTTTGCCATGGTGAGATCGGAAAAGGGCTGAACGACTACGACCAGATTTTCGCGATTCTTCAGGATGTCGGATTTGACGGTTGGATTAGCGTTGAAGATGGGGTCGAAGGGTTCGATCAATTGCAACGCAGTGTTGAATTTTTGCGACGAAAGCTGGCGGCCTGGAAAGCCTAG
- a CDS encoding zinc-binding dehydrogenase, with product MKMPAVVNYKAERHCVELRDLDVPEFGEDEVLLEVGNVGVCGSDLHQWTNDQSWPVNYPVVLGHEFCGTVAKVGRRVDGFREGDRVVSETAAVIDPDSPMTRRGLYNLDPSRKGFGYGVDGAMTRFVRVPARTLHAIPDSLPFESACLVEPCCVAYNTVVGNARIFPGDRILVLGPGTIGILCAAIAKLCGAEVAVVGLDKDRPRLDIAMQYGCSTIVGDARDWALQRDAMGCDGVVDAAGVGPTMQIALDLVRPAGWICKVGWGAPSDGFTLDPMIQKNITVQGSFSHHWAIWERVIALLSSGALDVRPIIGGVWTLDQWQTAFETMHRGQIVKAVLRP from the coding sequence ATGAAAATGCCAGCGGTCGTCAATTACAAAGCGGAAAGGCATTGTGTCGAGTTGCGTGATCTGGATGTTCCCGAATTTGGTGAGGATGAAGTTCTGCTGGAAGTTGGTAACGTCGGTGTCTGCGGCAGCGACTTGCACCAGTGGACCAATGATCAATCTTGGCCCGTCAATTATCCGGTCGTCTTGGGGCATGAGTTTTGTGGGACCGTGGCCAAGGTCGGCCGGCGCGTGGATGGGTTTCGTGAAGGCGATCGCGTGGTAAGTGAAACCGCCGCGGTGATCGATCCGGACAGCCCGATGACCCGACGTGGCTTGTACAACCTGGATCCGTCACGCAAAGGTTTTGGGTATGGCGTTGATGGCGCAATGACCAGGTTTGTTCGTGTACCGGCGCGGACTTTGCATGCAATTCCCGATTCGTTGCCATTCGAGTCGGCGTGTTTGGTGGAACCGTGTTGCGTGGCCTACAACACCGTTGTCGGGAACGCGCGAATTTTTCCGGGCGACCGAATTTTGGTCTTGGGACCGGGGACAATTGGGATCCTTTGCGCGGCCATCGCCAAGCTGTGTGGTGCCGAGGTTGCGGTCGTCGGTTTGGACAAGGATCGGCCGCGGTTGGACATCGCGATGCAGTATGGTTGCAGCACCATCGTTGGCGATGCTCGCGATTGGGCACTGCAGCGCGACGCGATGGGATGCGATGGTGTCGTCGACGCGGCGGGCGTGGGCCCGACGATGCAAATCGCTTTGGACTTGGTGCGACCGGCGGGCTGGATATGCAAAGTTGGTTGGGGCGCACCATCCGACGGTTTCACGCTTGACCCCATGATCCAAAAGAACATCACCGTGCAGGGGAGTTTTTCGCATCATTGGGCAATCTGGGAACGTGTGATCGCGCTGCTTTCCAGTGGTGCACTTGATGTGCGACCCATCATCGGTGGCGTCTGGACGCTCGATCAGTGGCAAACCGCTTTTGAAACCATGCACCGTGGGCAAATCGTCAAAGCCGTCTTGCGCCCCTGA
- a CDS encoding orotidine 5'-phosphate decarboxylase / HUMPS family protein has product MKPIVQISLDVTDIAEAVELAELAMRCGVDWLEVGTPLIIAEGMHGVRALRQRFPDTPIVADLKTMDGGWLEAELMAKAGATHVVVMSQAHDETIKCVVKAGKDFGVGVMGDNLASSCMIDGAKRLDQLGCGYIIHHIGYDERNGIAAAGGRMPSPMHQLKDVVDAVSVPVQAVGGLTLEQAIETPKYGAPLVVLGAPLTIDNDRFQAASGDIEGALRMICDQVHGYGDVAIGGAVG; this is encoded by the coding sequence ATGAAGCCAATCGTTCAGATTTCACTAGACGTCACCGACATCGCGGAGGCCGTGGAGCTTGCCGAACTGGCGATGCGTTGCGGGGTGGACTGGCTGGAGGTTGGTACTCCGTTGATCATCGCCGAAGGGATGCATGGGGTGCGGGCACTTCGTCAACGGTTTCCCGATACCCCCATCGTTGCCGATTTGAAAACGATGGACGGCGGATGGTTGGAAGCCGAACTGATGGCCAAGGCCGGTGCAACGCATGTGGTCGTCATGTCTCAAGCACATGATGAAACGATCAAGTGTGTTGTGAAGGCCGGGAAAGACTTTGGCGTGGGCGTGATGGGCGACAACTTGGCTTCGTCTTGCATGATCGACGGGGCCAAGCGACTTGACCAGCTCGGTTGCGGCTACATCATCCATCACATCGGGTACGACGAACGTAACGGGATTGCCGCAGCTGGCGGACGCATGCCCAGTCCAATGCATCAACTGAAAGACGTGGTGGACGCGGTGTCTGTTCCGGTTCAAGCGGTCGGCGGACTGACCTTGGAACAGGCGATCGAAACACCCAAGTACGGTGCCCCGTTGGTTGTGCTCGGTGCACCGCTGACGATCGACAACGATCGGTTCCAGGCCGCATCGGGTGACATCGAAGGGGCACTTCGAATGATTTGTGATCAAGTGCACGGGTACGGTGATGTCGCGATCGGAGGGGCGGTCGGATGA
- a CDS encoding right-handed parallel beta-helix repeat-containing protein has translation MNINRPPLLLAIALWTLPSSLLIAQTVENVRPVHANDALTSVPHQPAGDGVADDTMAIQAAVDRSTGSLRFAPGVYRLTRPIVIDLDRVGWTSLHGDGVVRFVMTGPGPAIQITGTHDGTASPSTVRPGVWDRQRAPLIDGIEIVGKHPKADGIEASGTMQLTMTRLVVRKSRHAIRLTGRNRNVTIGQCHLYENAGVGVLMEDLNLHQINIANCHISYNHGGGVVSRRSEIRNLQIGTCDIEGNHSGDGSPATANILLNSNDGSVAEVAIVGCTIQHTHEATDSANIRITGIPEPRSFTQDRRVGNITIANNVLSDVQFNIDLQDVRGITISGNTMWKGYEANLRAKNCREIALSANLYDRNPQYHYGDGADAKLGMILEGCRNLTINGEVFQGIVHRDAVVRLTDCEGVSISGCVLANFNRAAFQMKRLRFSSISNCVMSGQGVESVAFEQVGKNDVALHNNLFRKLTREDTNDKTDDRQ, from the coding sequence ATGAACATCAATCGACCACCCCTGCTTCTTGCAATTGCGCTATGGACGTTGCCATCGTCGTTGCTGATCGCGCAAACCGTTGAAAATGTCCGACCGGTACACGCTAACGATGCGCTCACTTCCGTTCCGCACCAACCGGCCGGTGACGGAGTCGCCGACGACACCATGGCGATCCAGGCGGCCGTGGACCGCTCCACCGGATCGCTGCGTTTCGCCCCAGGCGTTTACCGACTGACTCGGCCCATCGTGATTGACCTGGATCGCGTCGGTTGGACCAGCCTGCATGGCGATGGAGTCGTTCGTTTCGTAATGACAGGGCCTGGGCCCGCGATTCAAATCACCGGGACACACGATGGAACCGCCAGCCCATCGACCGTCCGGCCGGGTGTGTGGGATCGCCAGCGTGCGCCGCTGATCGACGGCATCGAAATCGTCGGCAAGCATCCCAAGGCTGACGGCATCGAAGCATCCGGTACGATGCAGTTGACGATGACCCGTCTAGTGGTCCGCAAAAGCCGACACGCCATTCGGCTGACAGGTCGCAATCGCAATGTTACGATCGGTCAGTGCCACCTGTATGAGAACGCTGGCGTCGGTGTGCTGATGGAAGATCTGAACTTGCATCAAATCAACATCGCCAACTGTCACATTAGTTACAACCACGGCGGTGGCGTGGTGTCACGTCGCAGTGAAATCCGCAACCTACAGATCGGTACCTGCGACATCGAAGGAAACCATTCCGGCGATGGTTCGCCCGCGACCGCAAACATCCTGTTGAATTCGAACGATGGGTCGGTGGCGGAGGTCGCGATCGTCGGCTGTACGATCCAGCACACACACGAGGCAACGGATTCCGCAAACATTCGCATCACCGGTATCCCGGAACCGCGATCGTTCACACAAGACCGCCGTGTCGGCAACATCACCATCGCCAACAATGTGCTGTCCGACGTCCAGTTCAACATCGACCTCCAGGACGTGCGAGGGATCACGATTTCGGGCAACACGATGTGGAAGGGTTATGAAGCGAACTTGCGAGCCAAAAATTGCCGAGAGATCGCGTTGTCGGCCAACTTGTACGACCGAAACCCGCAATATCACTACGGCGACGGCGCGGACGCAAAATTGGGCATGATCTTGGAAGGCTGCCGAAACCTAACGATCAACGGTGAAGTGTTTCAGGGAATCGTGCACCGAGACGCGGTGGTCAGGCTGACGGATTGCGAGGGCGTCTCGATCAGCGGATGCGTGTTGGCCAATTTCAACCGAGCCGCCTTTCAAATGAAGCGACTGCGTTTCTCGAGCATCTCGAATTGCGTGATGAGCGGCCAGGGGGTCGAATCGGTCGCCTTTGAACAGGTCGGCAAAAACGACGTCGCGCTGCACAACAATCTCTTTCGAAAACTGACACGAGAAGACACCAACGATAAAACCGACGATCGTCAGTAG
- a CDS encoding DUF4185 domain-containing protein, which translates to MLVCLGLFARSVADEPYPKSPIIERLQFDWTTHRRAAQGSDNFQLTWAQDGHLYGAWGDGGGFGGSNSEGRVGLGVARIEGTAREFRGTNIWGGADAQNPAQFDGKSWGMIGVGDQLHMWVVPDKPPGKDYRNHYEFIRLASSRDFGATWNKAGWKFTSFDGLTIPTFLNFGRANWGVPESFGDYVYSYFIRPSDPKIQQQGNDAAGLIVHHPGTIYLARVATEQLQSGPDRDRFEFFAGLSPNDQPKWGSIDEKRPVFHDSNGVGWCMSACYHPGFQRVLISTEHGESKAGLLGIFDAPAPWGPWTTVEYYRPGRPFGAQRPGSEWPWENNVFFFAFPTKWFDGLDFTANFTGAGMGKDNDSFNTVSGRFVRKIRR; encoded by the coding sequence ATGCTTGTCTGCCTTGGATTGTTCGCCCGATCGGTCGCCGATGAGCCTTATCCCAAAAGTCCAATCATTGAACGACTTCAGTTTGATTGGACAACGCACCGTCGTGCCGCACAGGGAAGTGACAACTTTCAATTGACCTGGGCGCAGGATGGTCACCTGTATGGGGCTTGGGGCGACGGCGGAGGCTTCGGCGGATCCAATTCCGAGGGTCGCGTCGGATTGGGCGTCGCCAGAATCGAAGGCACCGCCCGTGAGTTTCGAGGCACCAATATTTGGGGAGGAGCCGACGCCCAAAACCCCGCCCAGTTCGATGGCAAAAGCTGGGGAATGATCGGCGTTGGCGACCAGCTTCACATGTGGGTTGTTCCCGATAAACCACCGGGCAAAGATTACCGAAATCATTACGAGTTCATTCGCCTGGCAAGTTCTCGTGACTTCGGTGCCACATGGAACAAAGCCGGTTGGAAATTCACCTCTTTCGACGGCCTGACCATACCAACTTTCCTGAACTTTGGACGTGCAAACTGGGGCGTCCCTGAATCGTTTGGCGACTATGTTTACAGCTATTTCATTCGGCCAAGTGATCCCAAAATACAACAACAGGGAAACGACGCCGCCGGATTGATCGTCCATCACCCAGGGACGATTTACCTTGCCCGCGTCGCCACGGAACAACTTCAATCAGGACCAGATCGCGATCGCTTCGAGTTCTTTGCCGGGCTGAGCCCTAACGACCAGCCCAAGTGGGGCTCCATTGACGAAAAACGCCCTGTCTTTCACGATTCAAATGGAGTCGGATGGTGCATGAGTGCGTGTTACCATCCTGGATTTCAGCGAGTCCTGATCAGCACGGAACACGGTGAAAGCAAAGCGGGCTTACTAGGAATTTTTGACGCACCCGCACCCTGGGGGCCCTGGACGACCGTGGAGTATTACCGTCCCGGCAGACCGTTCGGTGCGCAGCGACCGGGAAGCGAATGGCCGTGGGAGAACAACGTGTTCTTCTTCGCATTCCCAACGAAATGGTTCGACGGTTTAGACTTCACCGCGAACTTCACTGGCGCTGGCATGGGAAAAGACAACGATTCGTTCAACACGGTCAGCGGTCGATTCGTTCGAAAAATCCGTCGATAG
- a CDS encoding sulfatase-like hydrolase/transferase, which produces MKVESRVYPKLRLAVVACVLFFPWQVGADDRPNVILIMADDVSWECFGCYGGEDYETPNINRLAAQGIRFEHCYSTPICTPSRVKIMTGKYGFRNYTHFGYLHPDERTFGHMMQDAGYQTAIAGKWQLNGLYNSLPGNQDSTRPMNAGFHESLLWQVTRGKAGDGGERFWDPPLEHNGNFITKAENAGKYGPDLLTDFVCDFVQRNRDKPFFVYYPMVLVHDPFVPTPDTVGDQAITHALNKAPKGAKARKANFVAMVQYMDKLIGRIADKVDSLGLGEETIILFTADNGTNTSIRSRWNGTEIQGGKAGMKDNGTHVPLVARWKGHTPKGSVLSDLVDFTDFYATLSDVAGRQMSADDPIDGRSFFPQLNGQPGNLREWVLCHYQCYWKKNPGQYARTAQYKLYRDGRYYQIPVDLDESNDLGSAISGEAANVRKELEHLLNQCPPVPPGALDKNTKVRPTYPKTPNLFAQ; this is translated from the coding sequence ATGAAAGTGGAAAGCCGCGTGTACCCGAAGCTTCGTTTAGCCGTCGTCGCCTGTGTGTTGTTTTTCCCTTGGCAGGTTGGAGCGGATGACCGTCCCAACGTGATTCTGATCATGGCCGACGATGTCAGTTGGGAATGCTTCGGGTGCTACGGCGGTGAAGACTACGAAACGCCCAACATCAATCGATTGGCCGCGCAGGGCATTCGTTTCGAACACTGCTATTCCACACCGATCTGTACTCCGTCACGTGTCAAAATCATGACGGGGAAGTATGGTTTTCGGAATTACACGCACTTCGGCTACTTGCATCCCGATGAACGAACCTTTGGCCACATGATGCAAGACGCTGGTTACCAAACGGCAATCGCGGGGAAATGGCAGCTGAATGGTCTGTACAACTCGTTGCCAGGCAACCAAGATTCCACGCGACCGATGAATGCCGGCTTTCACGAATCATTGCTGTGGCAGGTCACCCGCGGCAAAGCCGGTGACGGTGGCGAACGTTTCTGGGACCCGCCACTGGAACACAACGGCAATTTCATTACGAAGGCAGAAAACGCCGGCAAGTATGGGCCGGATTTGTTGACTGATTTCGTTTGCGATTTTGTGCAACGCAATCGTGATAAACCATTCTTTGTTTATTACCCGATGGTTCTGGTCCACGACCCGTTTGTTCCCACGCCGGATACGGTGGGTGACCAGGCAATCACACATGCATTGAACAAGGCACCGAAGGGGGCCAAAGCCCGCAAGGCGAACTTTGTCGCCATGGTCCAATACATGGACAAGCTGATCGGTCGAATCGCCGACAAGGTTGATTCGCTGGGCTTGGGCGAAGAAACCATCATCCTATTCACGGCGGACAACGGTACCAACACAAGCATCCGGTCACGATGGAATGGCACCGAGATTCAAGGTGGCAAAGCGGGAATGAAAGACAATGGGACGCACGTTCCGCTGGTTGCTCGGTGGAAAGGGCACACGCCGAAGGGAAGCGTGTTGTCTGACCTGGTCGACTTCACTGATTTCTATGCGACTCTATCGGACGTTGCGGGCCGCCAAATGTCCGCTGATGACCCGATCGATGGGCGAAGTTTTTTCCCCCAACTCAATGGCCAGCCTGGGAATCTTCGCGAGTGGGTTCTGTGCCACTATCAATGCTATTGGAAGAAGAATCCAGGGCAGTATGCCAGAACGGCACAATACAAGTTGTATCGTGATGGACGCTATTACCAAATTCCGGTGGATTTGGACGAATCGAACGACCTTGGTTCCGCCATCAGCGGTGAAGCGGCGAATGTCCGCAAGGAACTGGAGCATCTGTTAAATCAGTGCCCGCCGGTCCCACCGGGGGCACTCGACAAAAACACCAAGGTCCGGCCAACGTATCCAAAGACGCCGAATCTATTTGCGCAGTGA
- a CDS encoding glycosyl hydrolase, whose translation MNKSRSLSTLTNPPAVWHRCWQAFTKHLVGCVLTTILVAAIPVSATAQPKNLSQDFRTPPWESRPQTWFHLIGGNVDRQALTKDLNAVASAGLRGIQLFHGRGRAWPGVEPQIQTLSPTWDSLVGHVADDCQRLNLKFTMQNCPGWAMSGGPWITPDNAMRHLVFSRVNVSGGERLSFDLAIPQPSNEDWRDYRDIAVLAFPTPDGDADQPLIPSKITSSLPEADWSKLMQGDDVKIQIPADSPDHWVEFKFDQPVTLRSIQLPPTEHLMKRMMFDPDSSISISAKQDAGWKPLVTHQVPRGNWQDRQPEHHYVLSVPDAKTTRYRMTFLNGRPMEISHLRLSSGARTHDWPAQAGYALRSLERTTPAQQSTQAWIDLKDVVDVSAMMDSSGQLTWEPPAGVWTIVRFGHVNTGVKNKPAPPEATGFECNKLSPRGAEQHFAGYIGRLSRPGGAADHGRLQGMLIDSWECYTQTWTPAMEDEFQKRRGYSLRSWLPALGGWVVEDHTTSEKFLRDWRATISDLIVENYYGRMAELGKQHGLELSFETAVGDVSPGDILEYIKSADIPMCEVWKPNDPHIGGLETKPIAPTASAAHIYGKPRVACETFTSAPMNWREHPFSLKNVADRTFAAGVTHLVFHTYTHNPLERVPGTSFGSTIGTPFLRGQTWWPHMPLFTDYLARCQHMLEQGHPVADVLWYLGDDVDHKPRQDSPFPGGYHFDYVNQDALLNRLAVDEGELVIPEGTRWKVLWLAPQQCRRLTPQTLQRIKELLHAGATVIGPAAIMNPSHSGGDQADGRFRRQVGELWGDADRHQGDRRIGRGRLLWGMPLAQALQRIDIPPDVHGTLSQRWCHRRVGDVDIYFVIGSRTQAVDATLEFRAKGKPEFWNPIDGHRMAAPMYHRTKNGTAIPIRLPAAGSTFVVFRPKSSSGVPIQRLSRNSDVLLDATDTARIDDTPGYPAFGIDRYGITQPWVLPLSPTIEFDLTGEHLIAYQNGKYRIDRAKGSAQTVDIIDANTIPLDGTWQLQFPNGWDTPDQLTLQGPRPWSELDAPAVRHFSGTATYKTTFSLDAKPGDQRFQLDLGRVGNIASIEVNGIHAGTLWSAPYRLDISDQVQPGENTLSIQVTSTWHNRLAFDSGQQPEQRKTWTIGPPPIDSPLEFSGLSNDVRLNIGQVVRITNASKPPSLD comes from the coding sequence ATGAACAAATCACGTTCGTTGTCCACGTTGACCAACCCTCCGGCCGTATGGCACCGATGTTGGCAAGCATTCACCAAGCATTTGGTCGGGTGCGTACTGACTACGATTCTGGTCGCCGCGATCCCGGTTTCCGCCACTGCACAACCGAAGAATTTGTCGCAAGATTTCCGTACACCGCCGTGGGAATCGCGACCACAGACATGGTTTCACTTGATTGGTGGAAACGTCGATCGACAAGCGTTGACGAAAGATCTAAACGCGGTGGCTTCGGCTGGACTCCGTGGCATCCAATTGTTTCATGGCAGAGGCAGAGCTTGGCCGGGCGTGGAGCCGCAAATTCAGACGCTCAGCCCAACATGGGATTCATTGGTGGGGCACGTTGCGGATGATTGCCAACGATTGAACTTGAAATTCACGATGCAGAATTGTCCTGGCTGGGCCATGTCCGGCGGTCCATGGATCACGCCCGATAACGCGATGCGGCATCTTGTGTTCAGCCGGGTGAATGTTTCGGGTGGAGAACGCCTGTCGTTCGATCTGGCCATTCCGCAACCCAGTAACGAAGATTGGCGTGATTACCGTGACATCGCCGTACTCGCATTTCCGACGCCCGACGGAGACGCCGATCAACCACTGATTCCATCCAAGATCACTAGCAGTTTGCCCGAGGCGGATTGGTCGAAGTTGATGCAGGGAGACGACGTCAAGATCCAAATTCCAGCGGATTCACCGGATCACTGGGTCGAGTTCAAGTTTGATCAACCGGTCACGCTACGATCGATTCAGCTGCCTCCAACGGAACACTTGATGAAACGGATGATGTTCGATCCGGATTCATCCATATCGATCTCCGCTAAACAGGACGCCGGTTGGAAACCACTGGTCACACACCAAGTACCACGAGGAAACTGGCAGGATCGCCAACCCGAGCACCACTATGTTTTGTCTGTCCCCGATGCGAAGACCACGCGTTATCGAATGACGTTCCTTAACGGTCGACCGATGGAGATTTCGCACCTGCGTCTGTCGTCAGGGGCACGCACCCACGATTGGCCGGCCCAAGCGGGATATGCGCTTCGCAGTCTTGAGCGAACCACACCGGCCCAACAATCCACCCAAGCATGGATCGACTTGAAAGATGTAGTCGATGTTTCGGCGATGATGGATTCGTCTGGACAGTTGACTTGGGAACCGCCCGCCGGAGTTTGGACCATTGTTCGGTTCGGTCACGTCAATACTGGGGTAAAGAACAAGCCGGCGCCACCCGAGGCGACCGGATTCGAATGCAACAAGCTTTCGCCCAGGGGAGCCGAACAACACTTTGCCGGTTACATCGGCCGGTTATCCAGACCCGGCGGCGCGGCAGACCATGGTCGCTTGCAAGGCATGCTGATCGATAGCTGGGAGTGCTACACACAAACGTGGACGCCCGCCATGGAGGACGAGTTTCAAAAGCGTCGTGGCTATTCCCTGCGTAGCTGGCTTCCCGCCCTGGGCGGCTGGGTCGTGGAAGATCACACCACCAGCGAGAAGTTTCTTCGCGATTGGCGGGCGACCATCAGTGACCTGATTGTCGAAAACTACTACGGCCGAATGGCTGAACTGGGCAAACAACACGGCTTGGAACTTTCATTCGAAACCGCCGTGGGTGACGTCTCGCCGGGCGACATTCTGGAGTATATCAAATCGGCCGACATTCCAATGTGCGAGGTTTGGAAGCCGAATGATCCGCACATCGGTGGATTGGAAACCAAACCGATTGCACCAACAGCATCGGCGGCGCACATCTATGGCAAACCGCGTGTCGCATGCGAAACGTTCACGTCCGCGCCGATGAACTGGCGTGAGCACCCGTTTTCTCTTAAAAACGTCGCCGATCGAACGTTCGCGGCCGGCGTCACCCATTTGGTCTTCCATACCTACACGCATAATCCGCTCGAACGCGTGCCGGGAACATCGTTCGGCAGCACGATTGGAACGCCGTTCCTGCGTGGTCAAACCTGGTGGCCACACATGCCACTGTTCACGGATTACCTTGCTCGTTGCCAGCACATGCTGGAACAAGGCCATCCCGTTGCCGACGTGCTGTGGTACCTGGGCGATGACGTTGATCACAAACCCAGACAGGATTCGCCGTTCCCCGGCGGCTACCATTTCGACTATGTCAATCAAGACGCGTTGCTGAATCGGCTGGCAGTGGATGAAGGCGAACTGGTCATTCCCGAAGGCACGCGATGGAAGGTGCTTTGGTTGGCCCCGCAGCAGTGTCGACGTTTGACACCGCAAACACTCCAGCGAATCAAAGAACTGCTTCACGCTGGGGCAACGGTCATTGGACCGGCAGCCATCATGAATCCGTCACACAGTGGTGGCGATCAAGCGGACGGGCGGTTCCGTCGACAGGTTGGAGAGCTTTGGGGCGATGCAGATCGGCATCAAGGCGATCGCAGGATTGGCCGTGGCCGTTTGTTGTGGGGCATGCCGCTGGCACAAGCCCTCCAAAGAATCGACATACCGCCTGACGTGCACGGAACACTGTCACAGCGATGGTGTCACCGTCGCGTCGGCGATGTCGACATCTACTTTGTCATTGGAAGTCGCACACAAGCAGTCGATGCGACTCTGGAGTTTCGCGCCAAAGGCAAGCCCGAGTTTTGGAACCCGATCGATGGCCATCGCATGGCCGCCCCGATGTACCACCGGACGAAAAATGGCACCGCGATTCCGATCCGCCTGCCAGCCGCCGGTTCCACCTTTGTGGTCTTTCGTCCTAAATCATCGTCGGGCGTACCGATCCAGCGTCTTTCGCGCAATTCCGACGTCTTGCTTGACGCGACCGACACCGCGCGCATCGACGACACACCGGGCTACCCCGCGTTTGGAATCGACCGCTATGGAATCACACAACCATGGGTTCTGCCACTGTCCCCCACGATTGAATTCGATCTCACCGGCGAACATTTGATCGCCTATCAAAACGGAAAGTATCGAATCGATCGAGCCAAAGGGTCGGCGCAGACGGTGGACATCATCGATGCGAATACGATTCCTTTGGACGGCACCTGGCAACTTCAGTTTCCCAATGGATGGGACACCCCTGATCAATTGACTCTGCAAGGACCACGGCCTTGGTCCGAGTTGGACGCCCCAGCGGTTCGTCATTTCTCCGGCACCGCGACCTACAAGACGACATTCTCACTGGACGCGAAACCCGGCGATCAGCGGTTTCAGTTGGACCTAGGACGCGTCGGAAACATTGCGTCCATCGAAGTAAACGGAATCCATGCAGGCACACTTTGGTCGGCACCCTACCGACTTGATATTTCCGACCAAGTTCAGCCTGGCGAAAACACTTTATCGATCCAGGTGACTAGCACTTGGCACAATCGATTGGCATTTGATTCCGGTCAACAACCCGAGCAACGGAAGACATGGACCATCGGCCCGCCGCCCATCGATTCGCCACTCGAATTTTCGGGTCTCAGCAACGACGTCCGATTGAACATCGGCCAGGTCGTTCGGATTACCAACGCGTCAAAGCCACCTTCACTCGATTGA